Proteins from a genomic interval of Deinococcus humi:
- a CDS encoding helix-turn-helix domain-containing protein, which produces MKEEKTLNQWRKERGLGVDELAERAGVGRSIGSWLYGGKVPKLKASLALAGALGVEVTQIRWGEKEEPQPVPAMPPRAEVKGNRSSVTREQYEMAKVWVEAGHSHSEAADAMGVSRETYYKALRRFAEEDAPQKADRGPTPKAAGSKPRTPKAEAAKAVS; this is translated from the coding sequence ATGAAAGAAGAGAAGACCCTCAACCAGTGGCGCAAAGAACGCGGCCTGGGGGTGGACGAGCTGGCGGAACGTGCCGGAGTGGGACGCAGCATTGGCAGTTGGCTCTACGGCGGCAAGGTCCCCAAGCTGAAGGCGAGCCTGGCGCTGGCTGGGGCGTTGGGTGTCGAAGTGACCCAGATCCGTTGGGGCGAGAAAGAAGAGCCCCAGCCCGTCCCCGCGATGCCGCCGCGAGCGGAGGTCAAGGGCAACCGCAGCTCGGTCACCCGTGAACAATACGAGATGGCAAAGGTGTGGGTAGAGGCGGGCCATAGCCACTCTGAAGCTGCCGACGCCATGGGCGTGAGCCGCGAGACCTATTACAAGGCGCTCCGCCGGTTTGCAGAAGAGGACGCTCCTCAGAAGGCCGACAGGGGGCCAACCCCCAAAGCTGCCGGGTCCAAGCCCCGAACGCCCAAAGCCGAGGCCGCCAAAGCCGTCTCATGA